The nucleotide window AACAAATTGCTTTACCTCCctgagcttcattttcctcatctgtaaaatgggaataacaattaTCTCTTACAGGGTTCCGTATGCCAGTTAGATGAAATCATGCATGTGAAATGCTTAGCCAAGTCTTGGCAcatggtgctcaataaatgttagctcttcTTACTAGAGTTGCTAGCTACCACAATCTTTTAAAACTCACTGTACTTGAATAAATACTCGAACTGGGATTCTTCAATTCAAGGAAACTTAGTGTTCTAGTAACCAAACCTCATGCACTACTTTCAAAGTTCCAGTCACTTTAGGATGAGCTTCTTCAGTTCCTATGAAAAGGTTATTCTCATCTGTTAACCCTCAATTTAGGAACTCCGGTGCACAACAGCATGCAGTGAGGCCACAGAAGAGCACAAAAGCATTTTTAAGCTTAGACAGTGGCATCAACAGTGGGGCAAACTTTATTCTCACTTGGTGAATCTGATGAAATGTCTTCTAGACTTTTGGAAGGCATTTTCCTAGCAGCACTCCTTTCCAAAGTTTTCAAGACAGGACTGGGTTCTTCTTCTGAACCTGTTACAAAACAAAATTGATGAACACTGCACGATACAAAAAAGATCCAGAAATCCAAGCTATTAATAAGCAATGGACATTGATATTGTAGGTTGAAAGGAGGCATCATGTCATAAGCttctatacttttatttataagcCTAAGAAGCACTTCTTAGAAAAAAGTAAACGTTCTCAATTCTTGGTATATCCTTTAAAAACCATTTTCCTGGTCAAGAAATCTTTGCAAGCACAAATCATAAAAAACAAGATAACCACATAAATAGAAAAGTGACTCTTAGTCGTCTACACCTCTATTTTAGGCACATGATTTGTTCTGTGCCAGACTTTGAATCTTTCCACTTCACTTCTAGCTTTTGAAGACAACCACAAAGTGGTTTTAGGAGCATTAAAACAATTAGCTGAAAACCACAGAAGGCAGGATTCAGATGCTTAACATCTGTGTATAATCAGGTACACAGATGGTATGGGTGAATTCTTCAGATCAACGAATGCAGGCTTTTTGGGATTCATGAGCTAATAAAATTTCCAACAAAATGTTGGAAAATGACACGAGGTAATCAACCTTTTATTAAGTCATTTTAAAGTTGGGGAGAGTCTATCATGTACTAAtatctttgcttatttattttttttaaaaaaagcatattagaaaaaaaagcatgttaggaccaacagaggaaaaaaagggcataatttaaaaataagaatagtccTTTAAATCAAATACATCTAATGTTACAAAAAAAATATCTCTAGCTGGTtcttaactttttcattttgacAGTGAAAACTCCATCATGGATTAACTCTGGTCTGAATATGGTCATTCATCACCGTTGTATCAATACTGCCTATAACAGTGGCTGGCAATATGCACTTCAAAAATGTTTGctaggggagcctggctggctcagctggtagagcatgtgactcttgatctcagggtcatgagttcaagccccatgttgatcatggagcctgctttaaaaaaagtctacaaaataaatcaatgatTCTATTAATAAGTCAGTGAATTTGAGATCTGCTTCTCTACATGATACTTTCCTAAAATGCATCCCAGTTCTCCCAGTACTGATTGGCATGCTAGAGCAAATGGATTCTAAGATGAATTAGATTTGGGATGCTCTGTGTTCAAATTTAAAGGTTTCCTACTACAAATCTTCTTGGAGTCTTTAATATGCTAATAATGTGCATAACTTCCCAGCATTTCCAGACATATTTGaccaagtttttttgttttgttttgttttttgtttttttaaaggagcatACTGAAGCATTAGTTGATTAAGAGCTTAGCCACAGGTCAAACATATTAGGTTACTCACCAAAATTGTGGTGCCATTATAGTCAAggttcctccctcctccaccccacccctacctgtttgttttaaaataaaaatttaggacaGAGTATATAAAACTAAATTCTACCATTTTATACCTTTTATTGACTTATAACTTTTAAAGATCTTTTCTGGGTATTGTGAGGTCATTTAatattgattatttcatttttagaaaggcTTTTTGCTGTTCAATCAGTTATGCTGATATACTATAAACAAAGCTATATACATTAGGGGCAATAATCTCCAGAGTAAGTACAAATTCACAAGCTCTCCTATGGTCAGTTTACCCTCCTCACTCATGGGGTAATTTAGTAAAATAAAGTCTATCTCACCAAGCTTAACATGCTGACTTATACTCCTGCTAAAGTGGCATTTAGAGATTGGTATTCTACTTTCCCTTTCTTAAGGGAAAGGGTAGCCCTTTCTTACCAGCAACCTTTCTTAGAGAGGCTTCAACTTGATTAATTAGGATTAAAGGTGGATCCTTtggtcagttttttaaaaaagccctaTAGTTACTTGCAAAGGAAACCAAACCTCATGAATCATCTACTCAGCAAAGCTTATTCATTCTCATCAATAGTGAGTGGAGctagaaaatgataaattttctaAACTGCTAAGAGTGACCCATACCAGCCATTGTGCAACTGTGGATAAAATGTCCCAGCCAGAGAGCATCCTTTACCCTTTTATCACTATAATTGGGGAGTTTCACATTCTTATTTGCTTCTGGGTTTCTCTGCTAAAATGCCCATGTTGATCACGATGGCAAACTGAGACAGGTCCTTTATCTTACAGCCTGGCTGAAACCAGTACCCCTGAGTCCACTTAGATGAATGTGGTAATCGATTAAGATCTTCATCCAATTGGCCAAATCAGGAGCCAAAGAAATGCAGGCCAGGAAATGCCCTCAGGTGGAATCAAGTAAAGTCATCCGACCTAAGTCACACTCTAGAGAAAGGGAAGATTCTGCAGAGAAttgaaaataagaggaaaacaccACAGGGTTCCCTTTCTGAGGGAAAGAGAGTTCCAGCCTTGCACTCTGCTTCTGGCATTTAGCCACTACTGTGGTAGGATATTCATCCTAAAAGGGAAATCTGTGCCCATTTCTCTGTGGCACTTTCTTGCCACAAATCTTACTAGAGACTTCTATGTGGATGGCCAGTtaagaaagaaattctaattaTTTCCAGGAGGAAAACTAGTTTGAATGTTTCAGAAGTATTTTCTAAACccaagaatttctttaaaaaatacttttaaaacctAAAATTCTATCGTTAATGAGAAGAAGAAGTCAGATTCTGAAACACTGCCTTGTGAGTAAAACTGTATGTAACTCACTTGATTAAAGAATGTAAGAGGAAATGTAGCTTTTTATTAAGAAAGGCTAGGTAGACCTAAAGTGATAAGAACTGACCACCATTTGGGAGTATCAAAttaatctcaattttaaaaaccatatcaTCCTTTACATCAGCATTCCCTAAATCAACTCATTAACCAACGGGTTAAGAAATTCAGAATGCTCACTGGAGGTTTTTCTCCAGCTTTCTGCATTGGAACCCACGTCTCCAGCTGAAAAATCAGAGTCAGAGaaaccttctttttcttctgttttctcttgtctCTTACATGGTGATGCCAGAATCGATTCAACGTTGCTTGTTTCTGTAGGTTTTTCTGTGTTTCCCAGGAGAGAAATGGGTTGCCTATTTCTGACCACACTAATTGCTTTAGGAGCTTCTTCTGAGCAAGGCTCCAGAGAAGCTCCTTCTCGAACACCTGTAACCTCACTTTCACTATTCCTGTCCTCTGGGGGGTTTATAGTTTCAGCGACCCCTATTTTATGTTCCATATAAAGCTGTGGGGTTCTAGAGCTCTCAACCCCACTTTCAGAACCACAAAGATCTACTGATAAATCAGTCACAGGTTCATTGCCTCCCAGCACTTCATCGCACTGGTTGACGTGAGATTTGAAAACATTACTCGTAAGCTTCATTTCAGAGGCCTCTGAGGCTGTCCAGTCACAATAGGGTACTGTCCTCAAGAAACTGGCTTTCTCGGACTGGGAAGACTCCTTCTCAGGAGTTTCTTCCTTCACTGACACCTGGAGCTGGGAAGAAGGAGCTTCAAAGGTTTCTCTAACAAGTTTCTTAAAACCAATATCAAAAGCACTCTCTGATATTGATGGAGCCTGACacttttttactgtttctttgatTTCCTCAGGATGGAATTCAGAAGCACTTTGCCTGGACACCTCAGTTCTATCTGTTAACTGTGATGGATAAAGAGCCCCTGTATCACTTTCATATTTTGAGGAGGGGGTTTCAATTGCTTCCTTCAGTAGTTTTTCTAACCCAGCACTGAGTTCTAGGAACTCTGATTTAGGTTGAATATCTGTCTCCCTTACAATTTCTGCTACTTCCTGAGTGACAGTGGAATCAGATGAAAGGTGAGTTTGTACTGATGGAGATACTGGGGCAGCTAAATAAGATCCAATGTTATGAGTTTTATCAGGAACTACATTGAAGGAATAAAATCCCCTTTTGTCTGGAACCATAATGTCCATTGCAGCCCACAATGTAGAATTTTGGGGGCTACCTGCTGCCTGTACTCCTTCAGGAAATTCTGCGTTTACTTCTCCAGGCACTACTTCCCTCTCAACTGGGGAACATGCTTCTCTAAGTAGCTTTTGTAATACAGCATTTACATCATTCAGGGCAGATTTAGGTGGAAGAATGACTTTTTCTACAGTTTCTGAAATTTCCCTTCTCGATGGTAATGCCTTATCCTGGGGAGCAAGATGAGCATCCCTGGAAGAAGGCATCTCTTGGGAAGAGTTGGCCACATCCCCAGAAGAATCTTTTCTGTAAAGACAGGAAGGTTGACCTGATGGGTGAGAACCTTCTGCAGGCATCTGATGTAAGTCCTCCATGTTGAGTTGGCACTCACCACTTTCATCTTTTGGGGGGAAAGCTTTAATTCCCAAAGTTTCTTTCCGCTTTGGAAAAGGAGCTATTTCTTTCTGATAGGCTGATGTGTTGTGactcccttctattcctttttcatAAATTCTACTACCCTCTTCAGGCTCAGAGTTGATCCTAGTAGTAACAGGCTCCAACATGATTGGCAAGGGACAGGGTGAAGTTCCAGTTGCTTCCTTCAGGAGTTTGTCTAGACCAGCAGTCCAAGTGTTCGGCTTAACCTTCAGAGGAGCTACTGTTTTATCTACATGCTCATTAATGGTCTCCTTATGTCCTTTGTCTTCTTCCTTAGTATCAGCAAAACCTGTATCTTGAGGCCATgttttatttccagaaatatcTGGTTCTGACATTTGTTTTCCATGAGCTTTTCCACCAGAAGGATGCATGGCTAGTGATGAAGCTTCTGAAAGTAGCTTCTGTAAGCTGTCATTAAAAGTGTCTTTGTAGTCTTTAGACAAAACACTCGTTTTAACGATGGCTTCTTGAATCTCGTGGTCTGAGTAATCCTTTTCTTCCTTGAACACTGGCGTAACAAACCATTTTGTATTCTTTCCCACATTTTCCTTTGATGACTCGTTTCCTGGCAAATGATGAGTAGACTTTCTGGATGATGTCAATGGAAATACGGTTTCATCTGGTAACACCTGGAGTGTGCactttgaatttaatttctctgtttcctctcttgccagaattttttttttacctggaaCCAGCCCTATTTCATGGATGTTCTTTCCTGGTGATTTAATGTCACTgaatcctttgtgtttctggcTATTAAAAGGCACCGAATATTTCTGGTTTATTGTGGTAGTATTCTTTTCAACATTATCTTCACTGTTTGGATTGGCTCCTAAGTCCCAAAACTTTCTCAAATTCTCAAATTGAGAGCGGTTATAGACCTGTTCTGTATTGGGTTCATCCACTTTTTCTTTTAGGGACATAACTTTAAAGTTGGGATTCGATTCACCAATTAGAGATTTGTCTTTCTGCAAAGGAGTAGGAGTTCCACTCCCAATATTTGAAGGATGTTGCCATGCTGGTGAAGTAATGTCCCTTTCATGATGCCAACTCTCTGCCACTGGCAATCTTTTTATAGGTTCATTTATCTTATTCTGAAATGGAGATGCTTCACCTGATTGGTCAACTGAAGGGTAATTTTTGCATGGGCCTGATATCTGGGGCCtggtttcttttgatttattcGAGGAATAAAAACTGGAGAGATAGGCTGTGTGGCCACTTTCATCTAGGACCACTTGTTTGCTAGTGACTTGATTATATTCACTCTGGCCTGTAGATAAACTGTCCATGGGCTTTACAGGCTGATACGCTTTAGCAGAAGGTTTCCCTTGACTGCATGACAGTGATGGTTCTTTATGAGTTAACGTAGCAGCAGCTTTCTCACCTTCCCAGAAAGATATTCTTTCACTaactcttttgtatttctctctttGCACCTGGTTCTTGGGAACCTCACCAGTTTCTTGTAATTGGACTTCAGGCTTCTTCCAAGATTTGTTTTTGGTAGCCTTATGTAGGGACTCAATGTTCTCTGGCTGTAAAGAAGCTTTCAGGATGTATGTATCCCcttctttgctctttctctctgctttcatgTTGTCTTTCAAACTTGGTTCTTTGACAAGTGTTGAAGAGTCAAAATTCACTTCTgactttcctctatttttttcataaacatgAAATTCAGGCTCTTCTTTACCTGAACTGCCAACATCCTTAATGTGTGGAACTTGGTCTTCTGCATCAGCTCCTTTGAGAGCACTGTAGGAATAGTTTCTGGTAGGGTGAAGTACCTGATTTCTGTCTCCTATGTTTTTTGAACTTTGGCTATAGTCCATAGTTTTACTCCCTTGATTTGGGCCATAGATTTCAAAAGGTTGCAATATGCCTGGACCTTCCTTGCCTTGTTGGGACAAATTAATAGATTTGggttttatatttacattattattttggCAATTTCCAGAAAGCAGCGTATTTCCCTTCCTGTGGAATGTTGAATCAGATTCCATAGGCATCAATTTAACTTTGGTGGATAAGAGAGCCTTTGAGCCATTTTCTTTTACATTGGTGTCATCTGTCACCAAGACAGTAGCAGTCTGTGATTCtgagtttgtttcttctttcgattctattctttggGGATGTTGGAGAGATGACTTATTGTCTTCTGAATGAGAACTTCGATTAAACCAGTCTAGGACTTTAGATATGGAATCATCAGTTGTCTTCCTTATCTCAGTGGCAAATGGACCAGAGTGTGAGGAGGTCCTAGCTTTTAGAGCCTTGAGAAGTGGGGGCTTACCTTGCTGATGGTCTCTAGAACTGTGATCTGGCACCTGAAATGGCTCAGGCTCAACACTAGACAGTCCATCTGCAACACAGAAATGCTTTTCTAAATAAGGAAAGAGAATGCTTAAAGAATTATTACTCAATCACtcacattactttttaaagaggCACTTTGTATTTACACTTTCCACACCACTAGCTGTTTATATCAGCATTTTTCATGCTATAATATAAACCATCCTAATTAAGATTCTACCAGAGTTGCTCTACAACAGTAAAGGAAGGTAAATGAAGATTCCTGAAACATGAGGTATAGACCCAATTGAGAAATTCCTTTGAAGTCTCTGACTTATTCTGAAAATtcatatgggggtgcctggctggcttggtcagtagagcacgcaactcttgatctcagggtcatgagttcaagcctcacatggggtatagagcttacttaaaaaaaaaaagttcatgtggATTTTGTATTCtgatctatgttttttttttaagattttatttattttgagagagagcatgtgcacatgtgtgcacacaaacatgcactaatagggagaagcagagggacagggagagagaatcccaagccaactccatctgagcatagagcccaacatgaggctggatctcatgagcccaagatcatgacctcagcagaaacctagagttggatgcttaactgattgagccacccaggcacctatgatccatgttaattttaaatattttttttctactctcaAATCCATTCATAAAACAAACACTCTAGGAAGATACATCATGTTGATTTTATGATTCCACCCATCCATTGGCATACTCATAAATATTAGAGGGGTTTACACCAAGTTTGAGGAACATGGACCAAGGAGATTTCAGGAATTAGGAAAAGAACTTTTTGGAGCTCCCTCCAGAACATTAGCTTGGTGCAATGAGGATATTTGTATTCCTGGGCCTTAGTCTTGATACATTAACCAGAATCTCTGAAGAGAGATCTAGGAATCTTTACTAAAAGCTATCCCAGTGATTGTTCTGCATGCTAG belongs to Canis lupus baileyi chromosome 23, mCanLup2.hap1, whole genome shotgun sequence and includes:
- the SYTL2 gene encoding synaptotagmin-like protein 2 isoform X7; translation: MPMESDSTFHRKGNTLLSGNCQNNNVNIKPKSINLSQQGKEGPGILQPFEIYGPNQGSKTMDYSQSSKNIGDRNQVLHPTRNYSYSALKGADAEDQVPHIKDVGSSGKEEPEFHVYEKNRGKSEVNFDSSTLVKEPSLKDNMKAERKSKEGDTYILKASLQPENIESLHKATKNKSWKKPEVQLQETGEVPKNQVQREKYKRVSERISFWEGEKAAATLTHKEPSLSCSQGKPSAKAYQPVKPMDSLSTGQSEYNQVTSKQVVLDESGHTAYLSSFYSSNKSKETRPQISGPCKNYPSVDQSGEASPFQNKINEPIKRLPVAESWHHERDITSPAWQHPSNIGSGTPTPLQKDKSLIGESNPNFKVMSLKEKVDEPNTEQVYNRSQFENLRKFWDLGANPNSEDNVEKNTTTINQKYSVPFNSQKHKGFSDIKSPGKNIHEIGLVPGKKKILAREETEKLNSKCTLQVLPDETVFPLTSSRKSTHHLPGNESSKENVGKNTKWFVTPVFKEEKDYSDHEIQEAIVKTSVLSKDYKDTFNDSLQKLLSEASSLAMHPSGGKAHGKQMSEPDISGNKTWPQDTGFADTKEEDKGHKETINEHVDKTVAPLKVKPNTWTAGLDKLLKEATGTSPCPLPIMLEPVTTRINSEPEEGSRIYEKGIEGSHNTSAYQKEIAPFPKRKETLGIKAFPPKDESGECQLNMEDLHQMPAEGSHPSGQPSCLYRKDSSGDVANSSQEMPSSRDAHLAPQDKALPSRREISETVEKVILPPKSALNDVNAVLQKLLREACSPVEREVVPGEVNAEFPEGVQAAGSPQNSTLWAAMDIMVPDKRGFYSFNVVPDKTHNIGSYLAAPVSPSVQTHLSSDSTVTQEVAEIVRETDIQPKSEFLELSAGLEKLLKEAIETPSSKYESDTGALYPSQLTDRTEVSRQSASEFHPEEIKETVKKCQAPSISESAFDIGFKKLVRETFEAPSSQLQVSVKEETPEKESSQSEKASFLRTVPYCDWTASEASEMKLTSNVFKSHVNQCDEVLGGNEPVTDLSVDLCGSESGVESSRTPQLYMEHKIGVAETINPPEDRNSESEVTGVREGASLEPCSEEAPKAISVVRNRQPISLLGNTEKPTETSNVESILASPCKRQEKTEEKEGFSDSDFSAGDVGSNAESWRKTSSSEEEPSPVLKTLERSAARKMPSKSLEDISSDSPNQAKVDNLPEELVRSAEDDQKADQEPDTNECIPGISTVPSQPDNPFSHPDKLKRMSKSVPAFLQDEVSGSVMSVYSGDFGNLEVKGNIQFAIDYVDSLKELHVFVAQCKDLAAADIKKQRSDPYVKTYLLPDKGKMGKKKTLVVKKTLNPVYNEILRYKIEKQILKTQKLNVSVWHRDTFKRNSFLGEVELDLETWDWDNKQNKQLKWYPLKRKTAPVPLEAENRGEMKLALQYVPEPTPGKKLPTTGEVHIWVKECLDLPQLRGSHLNSFVKCIILPDTSRKSRQKTRAVGKTTNPVFNHTMVYDGFRPEDLTEACVELTVWDHHKLTNQFLGGLRIGFGTGKSYGTEVDWMDSTSEEVALWEKMVNSPNTWIEATLPLRMLLIAKISK
- the SYTL2 gene encoding synaptotagmin-like protein 2 isoform X8, with the protein product MPMESDSTFHRKGNTLLSGNCQNNNVNIKPKSINLSQQGKEGPGILQPFEIYGPNQGSKTMDYSQSSKNIGDRNQVLHPTRNYSYSALKGADAEDQVPHIKDVGSSGKEEPEFHVYEKNRGKSEVNFDSSTLVKEPSLKDNMKAERKSKEGDTYILKASLQPENIESLHKATKNKSWKKPEVQLQETGEVPKNQVQREKYKRVSERISFWEGEKAAATLTHKEPSLSCSQGKPSAKAYQPVKPMDSLSTGQSEYNQVTSKQVVLDESGHTAYLSSFYSSNKSKETRPQISGPCKNYPSVDQSGEASPFQNKINEPIKRLPVAESWHHERDITSPAWQHPSNIGSGTPTPLQKDKSLIGESNPNFKVMSLKEKVDEPNTEQVYNRSQFENLRKFWDLGANPNSEDNVEKNTTTINQKYSVPFNSQKHKGFSDIKSPGKNIHEIGLVPGKKKILAREETEKLNSKCTLQVLPDETVFPLTSSRKSTHHLPGNESSKENVGKNTKWFVTPVFKEEKDYSDHEIQEAIVKTSVLSKDYKDTFNDSLQKLLSEASSLAMHPSGGKAHGKQMSEPDISGNKTWPQDTGFADTKEEDKGHKETINEHVDKTVAPLKVKPNTWTAGLDKLLKEATGTSPCPLPIMLEPVTTRINSEPEEGSRIYEKGIEGSHNTSAYQKEIAPFPKRKETLGIKAFPPKDESGSEEEPSPVLKTLERSAARKMPSKSLEDISSDSPNQAKVDNLPEELVRSAEDDQKADQEPDTNECIPGISTVPSQPDNPFSHPDKLKRMSKSVPAFLQDESDDRETDTASESSYQLSRHKKSPSSLTNLSSSSGMTSLSSVSGSVMSVYSGDFGNLEVKGNIQFAIDYVDSLKELHVFVAQCKDLAAADIKKQRSDPYVKTYLLPDKGKMGKKKTLVVKKTLNPVYNEILRYKIEKQILKTQKLNVSVWHRDTFKRNSFLGEVELDLETWDWDNKQNKQLKWYPLKRKTAPVPLEAENRGEMKLALQYVPEPTPGKKLPTTGEVHIWVKECLDLPQLRGSHLNSFVKCIILPDTSRKSRQKTRAVGKTTNPVFNHTMVYDGFRPEDLTEACVELTVWDHHKLTNQFLGGLRIGFGTGKSYGTEVDWMDSTSEEVALWEKMVNSPNTWIEATLPLRMLLIAKISK
- the SYTL2 gene encoding synaptotagmin-like protein 2 isoform X3, with the translated sequence MISKMIDLSFLTEEEQEAIMKVLQRDAALKRAEEERVRHLPEKIKDDQQLKNMSGQWFYEAKAKRHRDRIHGADIIRASMRKKKLQVAAEQSKDRATEAKESWVNNVNKDTFLPPELTGAVEEPEDGAPASPSMVNPASTVIDTRENTRKSTVSPAKQRKNPFNSSKLPEDHLSQQTKGETSKNGKAGFSQTSKEGELSEAKEKSPIPDISSQNLEKPKQTFPGPENGSPIKAPIPKARRMLHKSQELKQDDKQSFPRQGTDSLSTRGAPKGILKRNSSSSSTDSETVRFHQNFEPKSKIVSPGLTIHERLSEKEHSLEDDSSSHSPEPLKHVRFSAVKDELPQIPGLSHGREVGEFSVLESDRLKNGTEDNVDVDEFWNDAKPSQSRKPLPLHQSASSPSASENETHQLVTSGSFPISEHQSPSEVLTARPESIENPPTINEQKAKSSELSRLESELSKSPADGLSSVEPEPFQVPDHSSRDHQQGKPPLLKALKARTSSHSGPFATEIRKTTDDSISKVLDWFNRSSHSEDNKSSLQHPQRIESKEETNSESQTATVLVTDDTNVKENGSKALLSTKVKLMPMESDSTFHRKGNTLLSGNCQNNNVNIKPKSINLSQQGKEGPGILQPFEIYGPNQGSKTMDYSQSSKNIGDRNQVLHPTRNYSYSALKGADAEDQVPHIKDVGSSGKEEPEFHVYEKNRGKSEVNFDSSTLVKEPSLKDNMKAERKSKEGDTYILKASLQPENIESLHKATKNKSWKKPEVQLQETGEVPKNQVQREKYKRVSERISFWEGEKAAATLTHKEPSLSCSQGKPSAKAYQPVKPMDSLSTGQSEYNQVTSKQVVLDESGHTAYLSSFYSSNKSKETRPQISGPCKNYPSVDQSGEASPFQNKINEPIKRLPVAESWHHERDITSPAWQHPSNIGSGTPTPLQKDKSLIGESNPNFKVMSLKEKVDEPNTEQVYNRSQFENLRKFWDLGANPNSEDNVEKNTTTINQKYSVPFNSQKHKGFSDIKSPGKNIHEIGLVPGKKKILAREETEKLNSKCTLQVLPDETVFPLTSSRKSTHHLPGNESSKENVGKNTKWFVTPVFKEEKDYSDHEIQEAIVKTSVLSKDYKDTFNDSLQKLLSEASSLAMHPSGGKAHGKQMSEPDISGNKTWPQDTGFADTKEEDKGHKETINEHVDKTVAPLKVKPNTWTAGLDKLLKEATGTSPCPLPIMLEPVTTRINSEPEEGSRIYEKGIEGSHNTSAYQKEIAPFPKRKETLGIKAFPPKDESGECQLNMEDLHQMPAEGSHPSGQPSCLYRKDSSGDVANSSQEMPSSRDAHLAPQDKALPSRREISETVEKVILPPKSALNDVNAVLQKLLREACSPVEREVVPGEVNAEFPEGVQAAGSPQNSTLWAAMDIMVPDKRGFYSFNVVPDKTHNIGSYLAAPVSPSVQTHLSSDSTVTQEVAEIVRETDIQPKSEFLELSAGLEKLLKEAIETPSSKYESDTGALYPSQLTDRTEVSRQSASEFHPEEIKETVKKCQAPSISESAFDIGFKKLVRETFEAPSSQLQVSVKEETPEKESSQSEKASFLRTVPYCDWTASEASEMKLTSNVFKSHVNQCDEVLGGNEPVTDLSVDLCGSESGVESSRTPQLYMEHKIGVAETINPPEDRNSESEVTGVREGASLEPCSEEAPKAISVVRNRQPISLLGNTEKPTETSNVESILASPCKRQEKTEEKEGFSDSDFSAGDVGSNAESWRKTSSSEEEPSPVLKTLERSAARKMPSKSLEDISSDSPNQAKVDNLPEELVRSAEDVSTVPSQPDNPFSHPDKLKRMSKSVPAFLQDEVSGSVMSVYSGDFGNLEVKGNIQFAIDYVDSLKELHVFVAQCKDLAAADIKKQRSDPYVKTYLLPDKGKMGKKKTLVVKKTLNPVYNEILRYKIEKQILKTQKLNVSVWHRDTFKRNSFLGEVELDLETWDWDNKQNKQLKWYPLKRKTAPVPLEAENRGEMKLALQYVPEPTPGKKLPTTGEVHIWVKECLDLPQLRGSHLNSFVKCIILPDTSRKSRQKTRAVGKTTNPVFNHTMVYDGFRPEDLTEACVELTVWDHHKLTNQFLGGLRIGFGTGKSYGTEVDWMDSTSEEVALWEKMVNSPNTWIEATLPLRMLLIAKISK
- the SYTL2 gene encoding synaptotagmin-like protein 2 isoform X1; translation: MISKMIDLSFLTEEEQEAIMKVLQRDAALKRAEEERVRHLPEKIKDDQQLKNMSGQWFYEAKAKRHRDRIHGADIIRASMRKKKLQVAAEQSKDRATEAKESWVNNVNKDTFLPPELTGAVEEPEDGAPASPSMVNPASTVIDTRENTRKSTVSPAKQRKNPFNSSKLPEDHLSQQTKGETSKNGKAGFSQTSKEGELSEAKEKSPIPDISSQNLEKPKQTFPGPENGSPIKAPIPKARRMLHKSQELKQDDKQSFPRQGTDSLSTRGAPKGILKRNSSSSSTDSETVRFHQNFEPKSKIVSPGLTIHERLSEKEHSLEDDSSSHSPEPLKHVRFSAVKDELPQIPGLSHGREVGEFSVLESDRLKNGTEDNVDVDEFWNDAKPSQSRKPLPLHQSASSPSASENETHQLVTSGSFPISEHQSPSEVLTARPESIENPPTINEQKAKSSELSRLESELSKSPADGLSSVEPEPFQVPDHSSRDHQQGKPPLLKALKARTSSHSGPFATEIRKTTDDSISKVLDWFNRSSHSEDNKSSLQHPQRIESKEETNSESQTATVLVTDDTNVKENGSKALLSTKVKLMPMESDSTFHRKGNTLLSGNCQNNNVNIKPKSINLSQQGKEGPGILQPFEIYGPNQGSKTMDYSQSSKNIGDRNQVLHPTRNYSYSALKGADAEDQVPHIKDVGSSGKEEPEFHVYEKNRGKSEVNFDSSTLVKEPSLKDNMKAERKSKEGDTYILKASLQPENIESLHKATKNKSWKKPEVQLQETGEVPKNQVQREKYKRVSERISFWEGEKAAATLTHKEPSLSCSQGKPSAKAYQPVKPMDSLSTGQSEYNQVTSKQVVLDESGHTAYLSSFYSSNKSKETRPQISGPCKNYPSVDQSGEASPFQNKINEPIKRLPVAESWHHERDITSPAWQHPSNIGSGTPTPLQKDKSLIGESNPNFKVMSLKEKVDEPNTEQVYNRSQFENLRKFWDLGANPNSEDNVEKNTTTINQKYSVPFNSQKHKGFSDIKSPGKNIHEIGLVPGKKKILAREETEKLNSKCTLQVLPDETVFPLTSSRKSTHHLPGNESSKENVGKNTKWFVTPVFKEEKDYSDHEIQEAIVKTSVLSKDYKDTFNDSLQKLLSEASSLAMHPSGGKAHGKQMSEPDISGNKTWPQDTGFADTKEEDKGHKETINEHVDKTVAPLKVKPNTWTAGLDKLLKEATGTSPCPLPIMLEPVTTRINSEPEEGSRIYEKGIEGSHNTSAYQKEIAPFPKRKETLGIKAFPPKDESGECQLNMEDLHQMPAEGSHPSGQPSCLYRKDSSGDVANSSQEMPSSRDAHLAPQDKALPSRREISETVEKVILPPKSALNDVNAVLQKLLREACSPVEREVVPGEVNAEFPEGVQAAGSPQNSTLWAAMDIMVPDKRGFYSFNVVPDKTHNIGSYLAAPVSPSVQTHLSSDSTVTQEVAEIVRETDIQPKSEFLELSAGLEKLLKEAIETPSSKYESDTGALYPSQLTDRTEVSRQSASEFHPEEIKETVKKCQAPSISESAFDIGFKKLVRETFEAPSSQLQVSVKEETPEKESSQSEKASFLRTVPYCDWTASEASEMKLTSNVFKSHVNQCDEVLGGNEPVTDLSVDLCGSESGVESSRTPQLYMEHKIGVAETINPPEDRNSESEVTGVREGASLEPCSEEAPKAISVVRNRQPISLLGNTEKPTETSNVESILASPCKRQEKTEEKEGFSDSDFSAGDVGSNAESWRKTSSSEEEPSPVLKTLERSAARKMPSKSLEDISSDSPNQAKVDNLPEELVRSAEDDQKADQEPDTNECIPGISTVPSQPDNPFSHPDKLKRMSKSVPAFLQDESDDRETDTASESSYQLSRHKKSPSSLTNLSSSSGMTSLSSVSGSVMSVYSGDFGNLEVKGNIQFAIDYVDSLKELHVFVAQCKDLAAADIKKQRSDPYVKTYLLPDKGKMGKKKTLVVKKTLNPVYNEILRYKIEKQILKTQKLNVSVWHRDTFKRNSFLGEVELDLETWDWDNKQNKQLKWYPLKRKTAPVPLEAENRGEMKLALQYVPEPTPGKKLPTTGEVHIWVKECLDLPQLRGSHLNSFVKCIILPDTSRKSRQKTRAVGKTTNPVFNHTMVYDGFRPEDLTEACVELTVWDHHKLTNQFLGGLRIGFGTGKSYGTEVDWMDSTSEEVALWEKMVNSPNTWIEATLPLRMLLIAKISK